One Streptomyces sp. B21-105 genomic region harbors:
- the recA gene encoding recombinase RecA — protein sequence MAGTDREKALDAALAQIERQFGKGAVMRLGERPNEPIEVIPTGSTALDVALGVGGLPRGRVVEVYGPESSGKTTLTLHAVANAQKAGGQVAFVDAEHALDPEYAKKLGVDIDNLILSQPDNGEQALEIVDMLVRSGALDLIVIDSVAALVPRAEIEGEMGDSHVGLQARLMSQALRKITSALNQSKTTAIFINQLREKIGVMFGSPETTTGGRALKFYASVRLDIRRIETLKDGTDAVGNRTRVKVVKNKVAPPFKQAEFDILYGQGISREGGLIDMGVEHGFVRKAGAWYTYEGDQLGQGKENARNFLKDNPDLANEIERKIKEKLGVGVRPDESTTESGTDTAAAAGATADDAKAVPAPAAKAAKPKAAAAKS from the coding sequence ATGGCAGGAACCGACCGCGAGAAGGCGTTGGACGCCGCACTCGCACAGATTGAACGGCAGTTCGGCAAGGGCGCGGTGATGCGACTCGGCGAGCGGCCGAACGAGCCCATCGAGGTCATCCCCACCGGGTCGACCGCACTCGACGTCGCCCTCGGTGTCGGCGGGCTGCCCCGTGGCCGCGTGGTGGAGGTGTACGGGCCGGAGTCCTCCGGTAAGACGACGCTGACGCTGCACGCGGTGGCGAACGCGCAGAAGGCAGGCGGCCAGGTCGCGTTCGTGGACGCGGAGCACGCCCTCGACCCCGAGTACGCCAAGAAGCTCGGCGTCGACATCGACAACCTGATCCTCTCCCAGCCGGACAACGGCGAGCAGGCTCTGGAGATCGTGGACATGCTGGTCCGCTCCGGCGCCCTCGACCTGATCGTCATCGACTCCGTTGCCGCACTCGTCCCGCGTGCGGAGATCGAGGGCGAGATGGGCGACAGCCACGTCGGTCTGCAGGCCCGTCTGATGAGTCAGGCGCTGCGGAAGATCACCAGCGCGCTCAACCAGTCCAAGACCACCGCGATCTTCATCAACCAGCTCCGCGAGAAGATCGGCGTCATGTTCGGCTCCCCGGAGACCACGACCGGTGGCCGGGCGCTGAAGTTCTACGCCTCGGTGCGCCTGGACATCCGCCGCATCGAGACGCTGAAGGACGGTACGGACGCGGTCGGCAACCGCACCCGCGTCAAGGTCGTCAAGAACAAGGTCGCCCCGCCCTTCAAGCAGGCCGAGTTCGACATCCTCTACGGGCAGGGCATCAGCCGCGAGGGCGGCCTGATCGACATGGGCGTGGAGCACGGCTTCGTCCGCAAGGCGGGCGCCTGGTACACGTACGAGGGCGACCAGCTCGGCCAGGGCAAGGAGAACGCGCGCAACTTCCTGAAGGACAACCCCGATCTGGCCAACGAGATCGAGCGGAAGATCAAGGAGAAGCTGGGCGTCGGCGTGCGCCCGGACGAGTCGACCACCGAGTCGGGCACGGACACCGCGGCGGCCGCGGGCGCGACCGCGGACGACGCCAAGGCGGTTCCGGCTCCCGCAGCCAAGGCCGCCAAGCCCAAGGCCGCAGCTGCCAAGAGCTGA
- a CDS encoding rhodanese-like domain-containing protein, giving the protein MDELLERVRAGYARVEAREAFEAARSGGALLVDIRYAALRERDGLIPGALVVERNELEWRLDPQGSHRLPEATSHDVRAIVICNEGYASSLAAASLHQLGLHRATDLVGGFQAWKAAGLPVTQ; this is encoded by the coding sequence ATCGACGAGTTGCTCGAGCGGGTCCGTGCCGGGTACGCGCGCGTGGAGGCCCGGGAAGCGTTCGAGGCCGCCCGCTCCGGCGGGGCACTGCTCGTCGACATCCGGTACGCCGCTCTGCGGGAGCGGGACGGGCTGATCCCCGGCGCGCTGGTCGTGGAGCGCAACGAACTGGAGTGGCGTCTCGACCCTCAGGGCAGTCATCGCCTCCCCGAGGCCACGAGCCATGACGTGCGGGCGATCGTGATCTGCAACGAGGGCTACGCGTCGAGCCTGGCCGCCGCCTCCCTGCACCAGCTGGGACTGCACCGGGCGACCGATCTCGTCGGCGGCTTCCAGGCGTGGAAGGCGGCGGGCCTCCCGGTGACGCAGTAG
- a CDS encoding cysteine dioxygenase yields MSVSASLSSSSPATRPSPTSSRTAVAAPTQADLLDFVRRTAADSALIASLPLDPEGRTWVRLEGPGGSEAWLIGWPPGTGTGWHDHADSVGAFLTARGALKEYSLAARLPTDGWRTLELTDGVDRSRTLPAGRGRSFGRHHVHEVMNESAEDHAVSVHAYYPPLPRIRRYSRTGQVLRLEQVERPQDWQ; encoded by the coding sequence GTGTCTGTCTCCGCCTCCCTCTCTTCGTCCTCCCCTGCCACCCGCCCGTCGCCCACCTCGTCGCGCACTGCCGTCGCCGCACCCACGCAGGCGGACCTCCTCGACTTCGTCCGGCGTACGGCTGCGGACTCCGCGCTGATCGCTTCGCTCCCCCTCGATCCGGAGGGCCGCACCTGGGTGCGTCTGGAGGGGCCGGGCGGCAGCGAGGCCTGGCTGATCGGCTGGCCGCCAGGCACGGGCACCGGCTGGCACGACCACGCCGACTCGGTGGGCGCGTTCCTGACCGCGCGGGGTGCGCTCAAGGAGTACTCGCTGGCCGCCCGGCTGCCCACCGACGGCTGGCGGACCCTGGAGCTGACCGACGGTGTGGACCGGTCGCGCACCCTGCCCGCCGGCCGGGGCCGGTCCTTCGGCCGCCACCACGTCCACGAGGTCATGAACGAGTCCGCCGAGGACCACGCCGTCTCCGTCCACGCCTACTACCCGCCGCTGCCCCGCATCCGCCGCTACAGCCGTACCGGACAGGTGCTGCGGCTGGAGCAGGTCGAACGTCCGCAGGACTGGCAGTGA
- a CDS encoding AzlD domain-containing protein, translating to MNTWIAIAATALGCYVVKLAGLLVPAGALERPLVRHSAALLPVALLTALTAQQTFADGHALVLDARAAGLAAAAVAVVLRAPFLLVVAAAVAVTAGVRALGG from the coding sequence TTGAACACCTGGATCGCGATCGCCGCGACGGCGCTCGGCTGCTACGTCGTCAAACTCGCCGGGCTGCTCGTCCCCGCGGGCGCGCTCGAACGGCCTCTGGTCAGGCACTCCGCCGCGCTGCTCCCGGTGGCGCTGCTGACTGCCCTCACGGCCCAGCAGACCTTCGCCGACGGGCATGCGCTGGTGCTGGACGCCAGGGCCGCGGGGCTGGCCGCGGCCGCCGTCGCCGTCGTGCTGCGGGCTCCGTTCCTGCTCGTCGTTGCGGCAGCCGTGGCGGTGACGGCGGGGGTCCGGGCCCTGGGCGGCTGA
- a CDS encoding putative leader peptide: MRARRQPTAGRDGGAGRNAGPTAMTLGTGPAAKPVTGPAVPAQSSPCGPQSDGELTAVHRHALLRIVTDTDVRLWRRVHMDLVRYAGCVCRPSC; this comes from the coding sequence ATGCGTGCGCGACGTCAGCCGACTGCGGGCCGGGACGGGGGGGCCGGTAGGAACGCAGGGCCCACGGCCATGACTCTCGGCACCGGCCCTGCGGCAAAACCGGTCACCGGACCCGCGGTGCCCGCGCAGTCGTCACCGTGCGGTCCACAGAGTGACGGTGAGTTGACCGCGGTGCACCGGCATGCTCTACTCCGGATCGTGACCGACACCGATGTGCGCCTGTGGCGGAGGGTCCATATGGACCTCGTCCGCTATGCGGGCTGCGTGTGTCGTCCGTCCTGCTGA
- the recX gene encoding recombination regulator RecX, with the protein MTRRTDWAEYVHPGAPGGTGNGVDGGLSQDGDDRSDTGRAAVGDEGGPRGGRGRRRRGPRKPSTEDGGASSSSRAEKGQSSGDPAERARAICLRLLTGTPRTRKQLADALHKREIPDGVAEEVLSRFEEVGLINDGAFADAWVESRHHGRGLARRALAQELRTKGVDPELIEEAVGRLDSEQEEETARELVARKLRATRGLDRDRRLRRLAGMLARKGYPEGLALRVVRQALEEEGEDTESLEGDGF; encoded by the coding sequence GTGACACGACGAACGGACTGGGCCGAGTACGTCCACCCCGGCGCCCCCGGGGGGACGGGCAACGGGGTCGACGGCGGCCTGTCCCAGGACGGCGACGACCGGTCGGACACCGGCCGGGCAGCGGTCGGTGACGAGGGCGGTCCACGTGGCGGGCGTGGGCGCCGTCGGCGCGGCCCCCGGAAACCGTCCACCGAGGACGGAGGCGCTTCTTCCTCGTCGAGGGCCGAGAAGGGGCAGTCTTCGGGGGACCCGGCTGAGCGGGCACGGGCGATCTGCCTGCGCCTGCTCACCGGGACCCCGCGCACGCGCAAGCAGCTCGCCGACGCCCTGCACAAACGGGAGATCCCCGACGGCGTGGCGGAGGAGGTGCTTTCGCGGTTCGAGGAGGTCGGACTGATCAACGACGGTGCCTTCGCGGACGCCTGGGTGGAGTCCCGTCACCACGGCAGAGGACTGGCCCGGCGCGCGCTCGCCCAGGAGCTGCGGACCAAGGGCGTCGACCCCGAGCTGATCGAAGAGGCCGTCGGCCGGCTCGACTCCGAGCAGGAGGAGGAGACGGCGCGCGAACTCGTCGCCCGCAAGCTGCGCGCGACCCGTGGTCTCGACCGCGACAGACGGCTGCGCCGCCTCGCCGGCATGCTCGCACGCAAGGGCTACCCCGAGGGCCTGGCCCTGCGGGTGGTCCGGCAGGCGCTGGAGGAAGAGGGCGAGGACACGGAGTCCCTGGAGGGCGACGGGTTCTGA
- a CDS encoding AI-2E family transporter: MAPTDETGRTAQNAPPHGPTPPPGPPPVEDGAAHGARMPRWLPRAMVLALALIAAFQLGTWAFHQLIGLLINVLIAFFLALAVEPAVSRLAARGMRRGFATFLVFFGLLIVVAGFFTLLGSMLAGQIIKMIEGFPDYLDSVINWINTTFHTELRRVDIQEGLLHSDWLRKYAQNSAAGVLDVSTQVLGGLFQLLTIALFSFYFAADGPRLRRALCSVLPPAKQAEVLRAWEIAVDKTGGYLYSRGLMALISGVAHYVLLEALGIPYAPVLAVWVGVVSQFIPTIGTYLAGALPMLIAFTVSPLYALWVLIFVVVYQQFENYVLQPKLTSKTVDIHPAVAFGSVIAGTALLGAIGALIAIPAVATLQAFLGAYVKRYDVTDDPRVHGHRERGEGPGPFARVQQLWTRARSRTRGSRDRSG, from the coding sequence GTGGCACCCACTGACGAAACCGGGCGGACAGCCCAGAACGCGCCCCCGCACGGCCCGACGCCGCCTCCCGGACCCCCTCCGGTCGAAGACGGCGCCGCGCACGGCGCGCGCATGCCGCGCTGGCTGCCGCGCGCCATGGTGCTCGCGCTCGCTCTCATCGCGGCGTTCCAACTCGGCACGTGGGCGTTCCACCAGCTCATCGGCCTGCTGATCAACGTACTCATCGCGTTCTTCCTGGCCCTCGCCGTGGAGCCCGCGGTCAGCCGGTTGGCCGCTCGCGGGATGCGCAGGGGGTTCGCCACCTTTCTGGTCTTCTTCGGCCTGCTGATCGTGGTCGCCGGCTTCTTCACACTGCTCGGCTCGATGCTCGCGGGACAGATCATCAAGATGATCGAGGGCTTCCCGGACTATCTGGACTCCGTGATCAACTGGATCAACACCACGTTCCACACCGAACTCAGGCGCGTGGACATCCAGGAGGGACTGCTCCACTCCGACTGGCTGCGCAAGTACGCCCAGAACAGCGCGGCCGGGGTCCTGGACGTCTCCACTCAGGTCCTCGGCGGTCTTTTCCAGCTGCTGACGATCGCCCTGTTCTCGTTCTACTTCGCCGCCGACGGACCGCGTCTGCGCCGGGCCCTGTGTTCCGTCCTGCCTCCGGCCAAGCAGGCCGAGGTGCTGCGCGCGTGGGAGATCGCCGTCGACAAGACGGGCGGCTACCTCTACTCCCGCGGGTTGATGGCGCTGATCTCCGGTGTGGCGCACTATGTGCTGCTGGAGGCCCTCGGCATCCCCTATGCGCCCGTGCTCGCCGTCTGGGTGGGCGTCGTCTCGCAGTTCATCCCCACCATCGGCACCTATCTCGCGGGCGCCCTGCCGATGCTGATCGCCTTCACGGTCTCGCCGCTGTACGCGCTGTGGGTGCTGATCTTCGTCGTGGTGTACCAGCAGTTCGAGAACTACGTGCTGCAGCCCAAGCTGACCTCGAAGACGGTTGACATCCACCCTGCTGTCGCGTTCGGCTCCGTCATCGCGGGCACCGCCCTCCTGGGCGCGATAGGCGCGCTGATCGCCATCCCGGCGGTGGCCACGCTGCAGGCGTTCCTGGGCGCCTACGTGAAGCGGTACGACGTCACGGACGATCCCCGCGTCCACGGCCACCGGGAGCGTGGCGAGGGGCCCGGCCCGTTCGCGCGCGTGCAGCAACTGTGGACCCGGGCGCGCAGCCGGACGAGGGGCTCGCGGGACAGGTCCGGCTGA
- a CDS encoding DUF3046 domain-containing protein: MRLTVFWQRMDEHFGTGYAETFARDHVMTELGGRTVREALAEGWAAKDVWRVVCAVMNVPQEMR; this comes from the coding sequence ATGCGGTTGACGGTCTTCTGGCAGCGGATGGACGAGCACTTCGGCACGGGGTACGCCGAGACCTTCGCGCGCGATCACGTGATGACGGAACTCGGCGGGCGCACCGTGCGCGAGGCGCTGGCGGAAGGCTGGGCGGCCAAGGACGTGTGGCGCGTGGTCTGTGCGGTGATGAACGTTCCTCAGGAAATGCGCTGA